A portion of the Stella humosa genome contains these proteins:
- a CDS encoding ABC transporter ATP-binding protein, with product MSEAPVLEVSGLTTEFRIHGQWHAAIRGVSFKLARGETLAIVGESGCGKSITALSVMGLVPPGAGRIAGGRILLEGRDLVPLSEPEMEKVRGNRVSMIFQEPMTSLNPVLTVGFQVAESLHYHRGLGRAEARKTALALFEQVKIPSAARRFDDYPHQFSGGMRQRVMIAMALACNPAVLLADEPTTALDVTIQAQVLALLAEVRESYGMAMVFITHNLGVVASIADRVMVMYAGEVVETAPIDAVFARPTHPYTEALLRSIPRVDRNTMELQAIGGQVPAISAMPSGCRFADRCALVEPRCRAADPPLTLLPDDPTHQVRCWVRGGTVAAEAVQ from the coding sequence ATGAGTGAGGCCCCCGTCCTTGAAGTCTCTGGCCTGACGACGGAGTTCCGCATCCACGGCCAGTGGCACGCCGCCATCCGCGGCGTGTCCTTCAAGCTGGCGCGCGGCGAGACCCTGGCGATCGTCGGCGAATCCGGCTGCGGCAAGAGCATCACCGCGCTCTCCGTCATGGGGCTGGTGCCGCCCGGCGCCGGCCGCATCGCCGGCGGCCGCATCCTGCTGGAAGGCCGCGACCTGGTGCCGCTCTCGGAGCCGGAGATGGAGAAGGTGCGCGGCAACCGCGTGTCGATGATCTTCCAGGAGCCGATGACCTCGCTCAACCCGGTGCTGACTGTGGGATTCCAGGTGGCCGAGAGCCTGCACTACCATCGCGGCCTGGGCCGGGCGGAGGCGCGCAAGACGGCACTCGCCCTCTTCGAGCAGGTGAAGATCCCCTCGGCCGCGCGCCGCTTCGACGATTATCCGCACCAGTTCTCGGGCGGGATGCGCCAGCGTGTGATGATCGCCATGGCGCTCGCCTGCAACCCCGCCGTTCTGCTGGCGGACGAGCCGACGACGGCGCTCGACGTCACCATCCAGGCCCAGGTGCTGGCGCTGCTGGCCGAGGTGCGCGAGAGCTACGGCATGGCCATGGTCTTCATCACCCACAATCTGGGCGTCGTCGCCTCGATCGCCGACCGGGTGATGGTGATGTATGCGGGCGAGGTGGTGGAGACGGCCCCCATCGACGCCGTCTTCGCCCGCCCGACCCACCCCTATACCGAGGCGCTGCTGCGCTCTATCCCGCGCGTCGACCGCAACACGATGGAGCTGCAGGCGATCGGCGGCCAGGTGCCGGCGATCAGCGCCATGCCGTCCGGCTGCCGCTTCGCCGACCGCTGCGCCCTGGTCGAGCCGCGCTGCCGCGCCGCCGACCCGCCGCTTACCCTGCTGCCGGACGATCCCACCCACCAGGTGCGCTGCTGGGTGCGTGGCGGCACCGTCGCCGCGGAGGCCGTGCAATGA
- a CDS encoding aminotransferase class V-fold PLP-dependent enzyme, producing the protein MSDNDIPSVIETASEDREGAAIRAEFWLDADVTFLNHGSYGAVPRRVSAAAEIWRQRMERQPVLFFQETLAPGLRDAAGVLAPFLGVQADDLVFVENATSGANAVLRSLRLAPGDTIVGTDHGYGAVRNTARHVAAMAGAALVEAKLPFPGTDPADVVRAIDAAIDGRTRLVVVDHVTSPTALVLPVEDIARLCRRRGVPLLVDGAHAPGMLDLDIAAVGADWYVGNPHKWLFAARGCAALWASPSARGDLHPPVVSHGYGAGYLAEFDWTGTRDCSPYLAVDAALAFYRSLGPARLRARNKALAAEGARIVAGAWQTEVLTPPAMAGSMALVALPFAVEPTREAARALRTQIWHEHRIEVPVMAFGGSCHIRISAQIYNEPADYHRLAEIFRR; encoded by the coding sequence ATGTCGGACAACGATATCCCCAGCGTCATTGAGACCGCATCCGAAGACCGCGAAGGGGCGGCCATCCGCGCCGAGTTCTGGCTCGACGCCGATGTCACCTTCCTCAATCACGGATCGTACGGCGCGGTTCCACGTCGCGTCAGTGCCGCCGCCGAAATCTGGCGCCAGCGCATGGAGCGCCAGCCCGTACTGTTCTTCCAGGAGACCTTGGCCCCCGGCCTGCGCGATGCCGCGGGGGTGCTGGCGCCGTTCCTGGGCGTCCAGGCGGACGACCTCGTCTTCGTCGAGAACGCGACCAGCGGCGCCAACGCCGTGCTGCGCTCGCTGCGGCTGGCGCCGGGCGACACCATCGTCGGCACCGACCATGGCTATGGCGCGGTGCGCAACACGGCCCGCCACGTCGCGGCCATGGCGGGTGCGGCCCTGGTCGAGGCCAAGTTGCCCTTTCCAGGCACCGACCCGGCCGACGTCGTCCGCGCCATAGACGCGGCCATCGATGGCCGCACCCGGCTGGTGGTGGTCGACCACGTCACCTCGCCCACTGCGCTCGTGCTGCCGGTGGAGGATATCGCCCGGCTGTGCCGCCGGCGCGGCGTGCCGCTGCTGGTCGACGGCGCCCATGCGCCGGGCATGCTCGATCTCGACATCGCCGCCGTCGGTGCCGACTGGTATGTCGGCAACCCGCACAAGTGGCTGTTCGCGGCGCGTGGCTGTGCTGCCCTATGGGCGTCGCCATCGGCCAGGGGCGACCTGCACCCGCCCGTCGTTTCGCACGGCTATGGGGCGGGCTACCTGGCCGAATTCGACTGGACGGGCACGCGCGACTGCTCGCCCTATCTGGCCGTCGATGCGGCGCTCGCTTTCTACCGCTCGCTCGGACCGGCGCGCCTTCGGGCTCGTAACAAGGCGCTGGCGGCCGAGGGGGCGCGGATCGTGGCCGGGGCCTGGCAGACCGAGGTGCTGACGCCGCCCGCCATGGCGGGGTCGATGGCGCTGGTGGCGCTGCCCTTTGCCGTGGAGCCGACGCGGGAGGCCGCCCGCGCCTTGCGCACGCAGATCTGGCACGAGCATCGGATCGAAGTGCCCGTCATGGCCTTCGGCGGTAGCTGCCACATCCGCATCTCGGCGCAGATATACAACGAGCCGGCGGACTACCACCGGCTCGCGGAAATCTTCAGGCGGTAG
- a CDS encoding ABC transporter ATP-binding protein, whose product MTATLLEVTDLHKTFTVRRGFPRTETVHVKALAGISFSISEGEAFGLVGESGCGKSTAGRALLRLIEPDGGEVLYRGENFLTAPGQRLRQLRQKLQIVFQDPFASLNPRRTVGQTLAEPMQVHKLGSREAIEARVAAVLDEVGLPRTAIEKYPHEFSGGQRQRIGIARALVLEPELIVADEPVSALDVSIQAQILLLLDGLKVRRGLSFLFISHDLGVVRHFCKRVAVMYLGRIVEDGPTEQIFDEPLHPYTRALRDASPVPDPRAKVTMARLEGEVASAINPPTGCHFHPRCPHAMDRCRVEYPKLRAVAPGRRVACHLHDQAA is encoded by the coding sequence ATGACGGCGACCCTGCTGGAGGTCACAGACCTCCACAAGACCTTCACCGTGCGCCGGGGCTTCCCCAGGACCGAGACGGTCCATGTGAAGGCGCTGGCCGGCATCAGCTTCTCGATCAGCGAGGGCGAGGCGTTCGGCCTGGTCGGCGAATCCGGTTGCGGCAAGTCGACGGCGGGGCGCGCCCTGCTGCGCCTGATCGAGCCGGACGGCGGCGAGGTGCTCTATCGCGGCGAGAACTTCCTGACGGCACCCGGCCAGCGGCTGCGGCAACTGCGCCAGAAGCTGCAGATCGTCTTCCAGGATCCTTTCGCCTCGCTCAACCCGCGGCGCACCGTCGGCCAGACCCTGGCCGAGCCGATGCAGGTCCACAAGCTGGGTAGCCGCGAGGCGATCGAGGCCCGGGTGGCGGCCGTGCTGGACGAGGTCGGCCTGCCGCGCACGGCGATCGAGAAGTATCCCCACGAGTTCTCGGGCGGCCAGCGCCAGCGTATCGGCATCGCCCGCGCACTCGTCCTGGAGCCGGAGCTGATCGTCGCCGACGAGCCGGTATCGGCGCTCGACGTCTCGATCCAGGCGCAGATCCTGCTGCTGCTGGACGGGCTGAAGGTCCGCCGCGGCCTCAGCTTCCTCTTCATCTCGCACGACCTGGGCGTCGTCCGGCACTTCTGCAAACGCGTGGCGGTCATGTATCTCGGCCGCATCGTCGAGGATGGGCCGACCGAGCAGATCTTCGACGAGCCGCTGCATCCCTACACCCGGGCACTCCGCGATGCCTCGCCGGTGCCGGACCCGCGCGCCAAGGTGACGATGGCCCGGCTGGAAGGGGAGGTGGCTTCGGCCATCAACCCGCCCACGGGCTGCCACTTCCATCCGCGCTGCCCGCACGCCATGGATCGCTGCCGGGTCGAGTATCCCAAGCTGCGGGCCGTGGCGCCCGGCCGCCGCGTCGCCTGCCACCTGCATGACCAGGCAGCGTAG
- a CDS encoding ABC transporter substrate-binding protein gives MTHFASAASAAVVALALVAGVAAPAAAQKVLNAAMGAADLGSLDPHRTASTQDKAIIGWMFNGLVRFKPGSLNPADIEPDLAERWESSADKKTWKFFLRKGVKFHGAYGEVTAEDVVFSIQRASNPQTSAFSSDFRAIESVAALDPYTVEVKFKENVPSVLGIFTNFQGGNIVSKKAVEALGEEFRSKAVGTGPFAYSEYQRNQAVTLVAHADYFRGKPKLDKVVYRYIPSDASRDLAYTNGEVDLIYGRADQRWVERMKSQPKTVLQIFGPGELGHLHLNMTKKPLDDVRVRQAIAHAVDRDQLVKFRGASVFRPAVSVVPEGYLGTDANAPLPKHDLAKAKALLAEAGHKDGITIKAVQTSQPSMLTVMEVVQAQLKRAGINLVFDVVDHPTFHAQIRKDVSDLVYYSSARFPIADQHLTQYFHSRSIVGTPTAVTNFSHCKVADAEIDAARIETDPAKQLELWKTAQLKVIEAACAVALVANTQVWAHRDNFDLGYELKGSLSLGPMLTENSTFK, from the coding sequence ATGACGCATTTCGCATCCGCCGCCTCCGCGGCGGTGGTGGCCTTGGCATTGGTGGCGGGCGTCGCCGCGCCGGCCGCCGCCCAGAAGGTGTTGAACGCGGCGATGGGGGCGGCCGACCTCGGCTCGCTCGATCCGCACCGCACGGCATCGACCCAGGACAAGGCGATCATCGGCTGGATGTTCAACGGTCTCGTCCGCTTCAAGCCGGGCAGCCTCAACCCGGCCGACATCGAGCCCGATCTGGCCGAACGTTGGGAAAGCTCGGCCGACAAGAAGACCTGGAAGTTCTTCCTCCGCAAGGGCGTGAAGTTCCACGGCGCCTATGGCGAGGTGACGGCCGAGGATGTCGTCTTCTCGATCCAGCGCGCGTCCAATCCCCAGACCTCTGCCTTCTCGTCGGATTTCCGGGCGATCGAGTCCGTGGCCGCGCTCGATCCCTACACGGTCGAGGTGAAGTTCAAGGAGAACGTGCCGAGCGTGCTCGGCATCTTCACCAACTTCCAGGGCGGCAACATCGTCAGCAAGAAGGCCGTCGAGGCGCTGGGCGAGGAGTTCCGGTCCAAGGCCGTCGGCACCGGTCCGTTCGCCTATTCCGAATACCAGCGCAACCAGGCCGTCACGCTTGTGGCCCACGCCGACTATTTCCGCGGCAAGCCGAAGCTCGACAAGGTCGTCTACCGCTACATCCCGTCCGATGCCAGCCGCGACCTGGCCTATACCAACGGCGAGGTCGACCTGATCTACGGCCGGGCCGACCAGCGCTGGGTCGAGCGCATGAAGAGCCAGCCGAAGACGGTCCTGCAGATCTTCGGGCCAGGCGAGTTGGGCCATCTTCATCTCAACATGACCAAGAAGCCGCTCGACGACGTGCGCGTCCGCCAGGCGATCGCCCATGCCGTCGACCGCGACCAGCTGGTCAAGTTCCGGGGCGCCAGCGTCTTCCGCCCCGCCGTGTCGGTGGTGCCGGAAGGTTATCTCGGCACCGACGCGAACGCGCCGCTGCCGAAGCATGACTTGGCCAAGGCCAAGGCCCTGCTGGCCGAGGCCGGCCACAAGGACGGCATCACGATCAAGGCGGTCCAGACCTCGCAGCCCAGCATGCTGACGGTGATGGAAGTCGTGCAGGCGCAGCTGAAGCGAGCCGGCATCAACCTCGTCTTCGACGTGGTCGACCATCCGACCTTCCACGCCCAGATCCGCAAGGACGTGAGCGATCTGGTCTACTACTCGTCGGCGCGCTTCCCGATCGCCGACCAGCACCTGACGCAGTATTTCCATTCGCGCAGCATCGTCGGCACGCCGACGGCCGTGACGAACTTCTCGCACTGCAAGGTGGCCGATGCCGAGATCGATGCAGCGCGCATCGAGACGGACCCGGCCAAGCAGCTGGAGCTGTGGAAGACCGCCCAGCTGAAGGTGATCGAGGCGGCCTGCGCCGTGGCGCTGGTGGCCAACACGCAGGTCTGGGCGCATCGCGACAATTTCGACCTCGGCTACGAGCTGAAGGGCTCACTCAGCCTGGGGCCGATGCTGACCGAGAACTCGACCTTCAAGTGA
- a CDS encoding ABC transporter permease produces the protein MIGFILKRLLVALPTLLAVLTIVFLFVRVAPGDPAMVILGDSASQEALEALRQQLGLNKSLLAQYVDFMLMVLSGDLGKSMLSGRPILDEVAEVLPYTIELTVASLVIGVVVGVPLGIVSARRRNGWADYAARMISLIGLSFPAFVSAVLLLLVFAIQLRWFPVISSAAMADPVERLRSLALPAFNLGLIMLAYITRVTRSSMLGVMSEDYIRTARAKGVPGRMVVWRHALRNALIPVVTVVGLYLGVLIGNSVLSEIVFNRPGLGKLIVGALNQRDYTMLQGLMVIYAFIIVLCNLLTDMTYGFIDPRVKRQ, from the coding sequence ATGATCGGTTTCATCCTGAAGCGCCTGCTGGTCGCCCTGCCGACCTTGTTGGCGGTGCTCACCATCGTCTTCCTGTTCGTCCGGGTCGCCCCGGGCGATCCGGCGATGGTGATTCTGGGCGATAGCGCCTCGCAGGAAGCGCTGGAGGCGTTGCGCCAGCAGCTTGGCCTGAACAAGTCGCTGCTGGCGCAGTATGTCGACTTCATGCTGATGGTGCTTTCGGGCGACCTCGGCAAATCGATGTTGTCGGGCCGGCCCATCCTCGACGAGGTGGCCGAGGTCCTGCCCTACACGATCGAGCTGACGGTGGCCTCACTGGTGATCGGCGTGGTCGTCGGCGTGCCGCTCGGCATCGTGTCGGCCCGCCGCCGCAACGGCTGGGCGGACTATGCCGCGCGCATGATCTCGCTGATCGGCCTCAGCTTCCCCGCCTTCGTGTCGGCGGTGCTGCTGCTGCTGGTCTTCGCGATCCAGCTCCGCTGGTTCCCGGTGATCAGCTCGGCCGCGATGGCAGACCCGGTCGAACGGCTGCGCAGCCTGGCGTTGCCGGCCTTCAATCTCGGCCTGATCATGCTGGCCTACATCACCCGCGTGACGCGCTCGAGCATGCTGGGGGTGATGTCGGAGGACTATATCCGCACCGCGCGTGCCAAGGGCGTGCCCGGCCGGATGGTCGTCTGGCGCCACGCGCTGCGAAACGCCCTCATCCCCGTCGTCACCGTGGTGGGGCTCTATCTGGGCGTGCTGATCGGCAATTCGGTCCTGTCGGAAATCGTCTTCAACCGACCGGGCCTGGGAAAGCTCATCGTGGGCGCGCTCAACCAGCGCGACTACACGATGCTGCAGGGACTCATGGTCATCTATGCCTTCATCATCGTCCTCTGCAACCTGCTGACGGACATGACCTACGGGTTCATCGATCCGCGAGTGAAACGCCAATGA
- a CDS encoding GcrA family cell cycle regulator — protein MDWTEERIAELKRLWSEGFSASQIAERLGGITRNAVIGKAHRLHLPSRPSPIQRQMGERRQRSRPAARPVAAAAMRVAPVETVRAAPPPPPTVVAKAPVPPPPKAFRSGPIDYSSALTLSDRHCHWPIGHPNEPGFHFCGAAASPGRPYCTAHCQLAYRKTDDAAA, from the coding sequence ATGGATTGGACCGAGGAGCGCATCGCCGAACTGAAGCGGCTCTGGTCCGAAGGGTTTTCGGCTAGTCAGATCGCAGAGCGTCTTGGCGGCATCACTCGCAATGCGGTGATCGGCAAGGCGCATCGTCTGCATCTACCCAGCCGCCCTTCGCCGATCCAGCGCCAGATGGGCGAACGGCGCCAGCGCAGCCGGCCGGCGGCACGCCCGGTGGCCGCGGCCGCCATGCGCGTGGCCCCCGTCGAGACCGTACGCGCGGCCCCGCCGCCGCCGCCGACCGTGGTCGCCAAGGCGCCGGTACCCCCGCCGCCCAAGGCCTTCCGGTCCGGCCCGATCGACTACAGCTCGGCGCTGACACTGAGCGACCGGCACTGTCACTGGCCGATCGGCCACCCGAACGAGCCGGGGTTCCATTTCTGCGGCGCGGCGGCCTCCCCCGGGCGGCCCTACTGCACCGCCCACTGCCAGCTTGCCTATCGCAAGACCGACGACGCAGCCGCCTAG
- the folD gene encoding bifunctional methylenetetrahydrofolate dehydrogenase/methenyltetrahydrofolate cyclohydrolase FolD, with protein MTEAPTKEATRQATRIDGKAEAERLRLRIGGEAARLLALHGAAPGLAVVLVGEDPASQVYVRNKGIATRAAGLVSVEHRLPVSASQADVLALVATLNADPAIDGILVQLPLPQQISAKAVIEAIDPAKDVDGFHPVNTGRLWTDGGGLVPCTPQGCMLLLAGVRERLAGLNALVVGRSSIVGKPMAALLLAADCTVTVAHSRSRDLPALARQADILVAAVGRPAMIRGDWIRPGATVIDVGVNRIDAGQGKTRLVGDVAYDEAVPVAGAITPVPGGVGPMTIACLLRNTMIAAGRRRGWGELDL; from the coding sequence ATGACTGAGGCCCCGACCAAGGAAGCCACACGGCAAGCGACGCGGATCGACGGCAAGGCCGAGGCCGAGCGCCTGCGCCTGCGTATCGGCGGCGAGGCCGCCCGCCTGCTGGCACTGCATGGCGCGGCCCCGGGCCTGGCGGTCGTGCTGGTGGGCGAGGATCCGGCGAGCCAGGTCTATGTCCGCAACAAGGGGATCGCGACCAGGGCTGCCGGCCTGGTGTCGGTCGAGCATCGCCTGCCGGTATCGGCCAGCCAGGCCGACGTGCTGGCCCTGGTGGCCACGCTCAACGCCGATCCGGCCATCGACGGCATCCTGGTGCAACTGCCGCTACCACAGCAGATCTCGGCCAAGGCGGTGATCGAGGCGATCGACCCCGCCAAGGACGTGGACGGCTTCCACCCGGTGAACACCGGCCGCCTGTGGACCGATGGCGGCGGGCTGGTGCCCTGCACGCCCCAGGGCTGCATGCTGCTGCTGGCCGGGGTGCGGGAGCGGCTGGCGGGCCTGAACGCGCTGGTCGTGGGCCGCTCGTCGATCGTGGGCAAGCCGATGGCTGCCCTGCTGCTGGCGGCCGACTGCACCGTCACCGTCGCCCATTCCCGCAGCCGCGACCTGCCGGCGCTGGCTCGCCAGGCGGACATCCTGGTTGCCGCCGTCGGCCGGCCGGCGATGATCCGCGGCGACTGGATCCGGCCGGGCGCAACGGTGATCGACGTCGGCGTCAATCGCATCGATGCCGGCCAGGGCAAGACGCGGCTGGTGGGCGACGTCGCCTATGACGAGGCGGTTCCGGTCGCCGGCGCCATCACCCCGGTGCCGGGCGGCGTCGGGCCCATGACCATCGCCTGTCTGCTGCGCAACACCATGATCGCCGCCGGCCGCCGGCGCGGCTGGGGCGAACTGGATCTCTAG
- a CDS encoding ABC transporter permease yields MTAVHMTTRRPGALALFWGRARRNKATAIGATLVLIMVASAILAPWISPHDPLEQDIIARLEPPSETYWLGTDPYGRDILSRILWGGRVSLFVSTSAVLIAMVVGSAIGIISGYVGGRFDRVTMAGMDVLLSFPSLIMGLLVVAMLGPSVVNLILAIGLTAVAPFARIARAPTLVIKEREFVEAGRAMGFSHGRIMGIHILPNVASEVMVMGSLWLATAIRTEASLSFIGLGVRPPTPTWGSMIREGFENILDAPWLSIFPSIAILIVMLGLNLLGDGLRDATDPRLRHE; encoded by the coding sequence ATGACCGCCGTCCACATGACGACGAGGCGACCCGGTGCGCTGGCCCTGTTCTGGGGCCGTGCCCGGCGCAACAAAGCGACGGCGATCGGGGCGACGCTGGTCCTGATCATGGTCGCCAGCGCCATCCTGGCTCCCTGGATTTCGCCGCACGACCCGCTGGAACAGGACATCATCGCGCGGCTGGAGCCGCCGTCGGAGACCTACTGGCTGGGCACCGACCCCTATGGCCGCGACATCCTCTCGCGCATCCTCTGGGGCGGGCGGGTGTCGCTGTTCGTCAGCACCTCGGCCGTCCTGATTGCCATGGTCGTCGGCAGCGCCATCGGCATCATCTCGGGCTATGTCGGCGGCCGCTTCGACCGCGTCACCATGGCCGGGATGGACGTTCTGCTGTCCTTCCCAAGCCTGATCATGGGTCTGCTGGTCGTGGCAATGCTGGGGCCCAGCGTCGTCAACCTGATCCTGGCCATCGGCCTGACGGCGGTCGCCCCGTTCGCCCGCATTGCCCGCGCGCCGACGCTGGTGATCAAGGAGCGCGAGTTCGTCGAGGCCGGCCGCGCCATGGGCTTCTCGCACGGCCGCATCATGGGCATCCACATCCTCCCCAACGTGGCGTCGGAGGTGATGGTCATGGGCTCGCTGTGGCTGGCGACGGCCATCCGGACCGAGGCCTCGCTCAGCTTCATCGGCCTTGGCGTGCGCCCGCCGACGCCGACCTGGGGCAGCATGATCCGCGAGGGCTTCGAGAACATCCTGGACGCGCCCTGGCTCTCCATCTTCCCGTCCATCGCCATCCTGATCGTCATGCTGGGCCTCAACCTGCTGGGCGACGGCCTGCGCGATGCCACCGACCCGCGGCTGCGCCATGAGTGA
- a CDS encoding YcbK family protein, protein MDDRTEVEQDGHSVSRRGFLGAFAAFTAVASLVPGALAAPLPMRKPSLADQLPGRKPELTQASMRAPGLGRRAKLLNLYNVHTGERIRAPFWQDGRYVPETMRAINRMMRDHRANQTHKIDPKLIELMHAIQMRIGAQKPLEIVSAYRSPHTNEMLREAGYGVAENSYHLQGKAVDIRVPGYRVSQLSKMAKGMRLGGVGTYGSGNFLHIDTGPVRYW, encoded by the coding sequence ATGGACGACCGTACCGAGGTCGAGCAGGACGGGCATTCCGTCAGCCGTCGCGGTTTTCTCGGCGCCTTCGCCGCGTTCACCGCCGTTGCATCGCTGGTTCCGGGGGCGCTCGCCGCCCCCCTGCCCATGCGCAAGCCGTCGCTTGCCGACCAGTTGCCCGGCCGAAAGCCGGAACTGACGCAGGCGTCGATGCGGGCGCCGGGACTGGGTCGCCGGGCCAAGCTGCTCAATCTCTACAACGTCCATACCGGAGAGCGGATCAGGGCGCCGTTCTGGCAGGACGGGCGCTACGTTCCGGAAACGATGCGGGCCATCAACCGCATGATGCGCGACCATCGCGCCAACCAGACCCACAAGATCGATCCCAAGCTGATCGAGCTGATGCACGCGATCCAGATGCGCATCGGCGCCCAGAAGCCGCTGGAGATCGTGTCGGCCTACCGCTCGCCGCACACCAACGAGATGCTGCGCGAGGCCGGCTACGGCGTGGCCGAGAACAGCTACCACCTGCAGGGCAAGGCCGTGGACATCCGCGTTCCCGGCTATCGCGTGTCGCAGCTCAGCAAGATGGCCAAGGGCATGCGCCTGGGCGGCGTCGGCACCTATGGCAGCGGCAACTTCCTGCACATCGACACGGGCCCCGTCCGCTACTGGTAA
- a CDS encoding TauD/TfdA family dioxygenase, whose protein sequence is MTATPSPIASRASWKGSTLDWQADALHVFAPAEIEEIDAALQHLQRLGDLDLPEITPETFPLPTVGRYFERLRDELRFGRGFVLLRGLPRERYTTDEMARIYFGFGVHLGAPGPQSWQGELLGNVIDVSDIEADPRGYHKGGRQNFHTDSADVVALLCLRKAKGGGISRIASSVGIHDAICERRPDIARRLYAGYRYRRMELDARFGEGVQVSPEPVPIYVNRDGELSSYYMLNYAKTAAEHGFSTLSDFDLEALEEIQRLANSEEFYLDMSIGEGDIQFLNNRIMLHSRSDYEDYPEVARRRHMLRLWLQMPSWPAMPAAQVLHTAGDRTLWRRQRRARMEFPTAYLEDMAQYLREGRKLVAAA, encoded by the coding sequence ATGACCGCGACCCCGTCGCCGATCGCTTCCCGCGCCTCCTGGAAGGGCTCGACCCTCGATTGGCAGGCAGACGCGCTGCACGTCTTCGCCCCGGCCGAGATCGAGGAGATCGACGCCGCCCTCCAGCACCTGCAGCGCCTGGGCGACCTCGACCTGCCCGAGATCACGCCCGAGACCTTTCCCCTGCCGACCGTCGGCCGGTATTTCGAGCGGCTGCGCGACGAGCTGCGCTTCGGGCGCGGCTTCGTGCTGCTGCGCGGCCTGCCGCGCGAGCGCTACACGACCGACGAGATGGCGCGCATCTATTTCGGCTTCGGCGTCCATCTGGGGGCGCCCGGCCCGCAGAGTTGGCAGGGCGAGCTGCTGGGCAACGTCATCGACGTCAGCGACATCGAGGCCGACCCGCGCGGCTACCACAAGGGCGGGCGCCAGAACTTCCACACCGATTCCGCCGACGTCGTGGCGCTGCTCTGCCTGCGCAAGGCCAAGGGCGGCGGCATCAGCCGCATCGCCAGCTCGGTTGGCATCCACGATGCCATCTGCGAGCGCCGGCCGGACATCGCGCGCCGCCTTTACGCGGGCTATCGCTACCGCCGCATGGAGCTGGACGCCCGCTTCGGTGAGGGCGTGCAGGTCAGCCCCGAGCCGGTGCCGATCTACGTCAACCGCGACGGCGAGCTGTCGTCCTACTACATGCTGAACTACGCCAAGACGGCGGCCGAGCATGGCTTCTCGACCCTGTCGGACTTCGACCTGGAGGCGCTGGAGGAAATCCAGCGGCTGGCCAACTCGGAGGAATTCTACCTCGACATGAGCATCGGGGAAGGCGACATCCAGTTCCTCAACAACCGCATCATGCTGCACAGCCGCAGCGACTATGAGGATTATCCGGAAGTGGCCCGCCGCCGGCACATGCTGCGCCTGTGGCTGCAGATGCCGAGTTGGCCCGCCATGCCGGCGGCCCAGGTGCTGCACACGGCGGGCGATCGCACGCTCTGGCGCCGCCAGCGCCGGGCGCGCATGGAATTCCCGACCGCCTACCTGGAAGACATGGCACAGTATCTGCGGGAAGGTCGGAAGCTGGTTGCGGCCGCCTGA
- a CDS encoding DUF167 domain-containing protein, protein MNTSPADPAPADPAPPAAGWPFTIGDGCVRLAVRLTPGASADRLLGVAADEAGLPVLRAQVTAAPENGKANAALVGLLAKRWRLPRSSITVMQGATGRRKLLRIAGEPAALARRIMEALERDD, encoded by the coding sequence TTGAATACTTCCCCCGCTGACCCGGCCCCCGCTGACCCGGCACCGCCGGCGGCTGGCTGGCCCTTCACGATCGGCGACGGCTGCGTCCGGCTGGCCGTGCGGCTGACGCCCGGGGCCAGCGCCGACCGGCTGCTGGGCGTGGCGGCCGACGAAGCCGGCCTGCCCGTGCTGCGCGCGCAGGTGACGGCCGCGCCGGAGAACGGCAAGGCGAACGCGGCCCTGGTCGGGCTCCTGGCCAAGCGCTGGCGCCTGCCCAGGAGCAGTATCACGGTCATGCAGGGTGCCACCGGGCGGCGCAAGCTGCTGCGCATCGCGGGCGAGCCGGCGGCCCTGGCCAGACGGATCATGGAGGCGTTGGAGCGCGATGACTGA
- a CDS encoding YggT family protein — protein sequence MNSLLHLLTSVIDIYMVILIAAAIMSWLFAFGIVNTRNRAVEVIAELLYRLTEPALRPIRRILPRMGGIDLSPIVLILLLQFLRNLLVEYFPR from the coding sequence ATGAATTCGCTGCTGCACCTGCTCACGTCGGTAATCGACATCTACATGGTGATCCTGATCGCGGCTGCGATCATGAGCTGGCTCTTCGCGTTCGGGATCGTCAACACGCGCAACCGCGCGGTCGAGGTGATCGCCGAGCTGCTGTACCGACTGACCGAGCCGGCGCTGCGGCCCATCCGGCGCATCCTGCCGCGCATGGGCGGCATCGACCTGTCGCCGATCGTCCTCATCCTGCTGCTGCAGTTCCTGCGCAACCTGCTCGTTGAATACTTCCCCCGCTGA